Genomic DNA from Anaerolineae bacterium:
CGGGCGATAATGTGAACCTGGAAGTGGAGTTGATTGTGCCGGTGGCGCTGGAACAGGGCTCAAAGTTCGCCATCCGCGAAGGCGGTTTGACGGTCGGCGCCGGCGTGATCACCAAGATCTTGGACTAGGTAGGATATGGCTAAACAGAAGATACGCATTCGTTTAAAAGCATACGATCATCGCGTTCTTGATCAATCGGCGAAGCGAATCGTCGAAACTGCAGAGCGGACGGGTGCACGGGTTGTCGGCCCGGTCCCTCTGCCAACTCGGATCGAGAGATTCACGGTGCGACGCTCAACCTTTATCGATAAGGACTCGCATGAGCATTTTGAAATTCGCACTCATAATCGCCTGATTGATGTTTTAGATCCTGACTCTAAGACGATTGATATGTTGATGAGATTGAACCTCCCTGCGGGAGTGGATATCGAAATCAAAATTTAACAATTTACATTGCGAAAGGGTACGAACCTTTCGCTGAGAAGAACAGGCAACGCAAGAACGATCCTGTACGTGCACCCAAAATTCGCGTTGTTGTGCGGCAGATCGGATGACTGCGTTGCGGTCAGGGATGATGCAGTCGTGCCCAGACTGACAGTCCCGCAAGATATTTTGATATTAGGAGACAATCGAGATGATAAAAGGGCTTCTTGGCAAAAAAGTCGGTATGACTCAGATTTTCGACGAGTCGGGCATAGCCATTCCGGTCACCCTGATCGAGGCCGGACCCTGTTATGTTACTCAAATCCGAACCGTTGAAAATGATGGCTATGCTGCAGTGCAATTAGGCTTTGAGGAAGTTAAGCCGAAGCGGCTGACCGGCGGCGAACTTGGGCACTTGAAGCGCAACAATCTCCCTCCGTTGCGCTTTTTACGCGAGTTTCGCGAAAAACAACCCGAAGTGTCCGAGGGTGATAAAGTGACTGTTGACCAGGTGTTCGCCGTGGGAGAACTCGTTGATGTGACCGGTATCAGCAAAGGCAAGGGCTTTGCTGGAGCTGTGAAGCGCTATCATTTTGGCGGTGGTAAGAAGACGCATGGTCAGTCCGATCGTTGGCGTGCTCCTGGGGCGCGCAGTTCAGGTACAACCCCCGGGCGGGTTTTCAAAGGCTCGCGTGGGCCAGGGCACATGGGCAATGAACGGGTCACCGTTCAGAATTTGAAGATTGTGTTCGTGGATGCCGAACGCAATCTGCTGGGTGTGCGTGGCGCAGTACCGGGTCCGAAAGGCGGTTTATTGATGATCAAGGGAGCTCGTAAGCAATAGTGAGGAGCGATGGAATGATTGTAGATGTCTTAAATATGCAAGGCGAAAAAGTAAACACGATCGAGCTGCCGGCAGCAATCTTTGAAGCGCCGACGAATGTTAGCTTGATGCATCAGGCTTATGTTCGTCAGATGGCAAATGCGCGCCTGGGTACGCATAAAACCAAAGGGCGCAGTGAGGTTGAAGGTGGTGGTCAAAAACCCTGGCGGCAGAAGGGTACCGGGCGAGCGAGACAAGGCTCGCGGCGCGCTCCGCAGTGGGTTGGAGGTGGCAAAGTACATACCCCCAAACCTCGTGATTATGAGCAGAGAATGCCAAAGAAAATGCGTCGTGCTGCGCTGCGTTCGGCACTCTCTATCAAGGCTGCCGGACAGGGCATTGTGGTCCTGGATGAACTGGCATTACCCGAAGCGAAAACTCGCCTGATGGCAGAAGCTCTTGACCGTTTGGTTGGGGATTCGAGTGCATTGGTCTTGATTCCCTCAAAAGATGCGGTTTATGAGCCGGTTATCCGTTCGACCAACAATCTGCCAGATGCAAAAACTCTGTTGGCAAATTACCTGAACATTCGGGATTTGTTGAAGTATGACAAGGTAGTCATGCCTCTCAAAGCCTTGGATGTGCTGGTATCGTTTTTAGGATAGGTTGGAGGCAGACATGTCTACGATTTATGATGTATTACGCCGTCCGATCATCACGGAAAAAACCAATTATCTAAATTCCGATCTGCACCAGTATGTGTTTGAGGTCGCTCCGGATGCAAGCAAGACTTTGGTGAAAGATGCCATTGAGCTGCTCTTCAATGTCCATGTATTGCGGGTGAATGTGATTAATCTTCCCGCCAAGCGAACCCGAAGAGCAAGAAACCGCCGGCTAAGGGTCAGACGCAGTGGCTACAAAAAAGCTATCGTCACGCTGGCTCCCGAAGATACAATACCCATTTTTGAAGGGGTGAAGTAATGGCTGTTAAAACTTACAAACCCACAACCCCAGGACAACGCGGCATGACCGGCTATACCTTCGAGGAGATCACCAAAACCTCCCCGGAGCGGTCATTGTTGGTTCCATTGCGCAAGAAAGGTGGACGGAATGCTTATGGACGGGTTACTGTTCGCCATCGAGGTGGTGGCAATCGCCGGTTTATTCGCATTGTAGATTTCAA
This window encodes:
- a CDS encoding LSU ribosomal protein L23p (L23Ae); translated protein: MSTIYDVLRRPIITEKTNYLNSDLHQYVFEVAPDASKTLVKDAIELLFNVHVLRVNVINLPAKRTRRARNRRLRVRRSGYKKAIVTLAPEDTIPIFEGVK
- a CDS encoding SSU ribosomal protein S10p (S20e) — its product is MRRSTFIDKDSHEHFEIRTHNRLIDVLDPDSKTIDMLMRLNLPAGVDIEIKI
- a CDS encoding LSU ribosomal protein L3p (L3e), with the translated sequence MIKGLLGKKVGMTQIFDESGIAIPVTLIEAGPCYVTQIRTVENDGYAAVQLGFEEVKPKRLTGGELGHLKRNNLPPLRFLREFREKQPEVSEGDKVTVDQVFAVGELVDVTGISKGKGFAGAVKRYHFGGGKKTHGQSDRWRAPGARSSGTTPGRVFKGSRGPGHMGNERVTVQNLKIVFVDAERNLLGVRGAVPGPKGGLLMIKGARKQ
- a CDS encoding Translation elongation factor Tu, with amino-acid sequence MNLEVELIVPVALEQGSKFAIREGGLTVGAGVITKILD
- a CDS encoding LSU ribosomal protein L4p (L1e), whose amino-acid sequence is MIVDVLNMQGEKVNTIELPAAIFEAPTNVSLMHQAYVRQMANARLGTHKTKGRSEVEGGGQKPWRQKGTGRARQGSRRAPQWVGGGKVHTPKPRDYEQRMPKKMRRAALRSALSIKAAGQGIVVLDELALPEAKTRLMAEALDRLVGDSSALVLIPSKDAVYEPVIRSTNNLPDAKTLLANYLNIRDLLKYDKVVMPLKALDVLVSFLG